In Capsicum annuum cultivar UCD-10X-F1 chromosome 7, UCD10Xv1.1, whole genome shotgun sequence, one genomic interval encodes:
- the LOC124885712 gene encoding uncharacterized protein LOC124885712: MARCYILAAMANVLQHQHQSMTTAYDMLESFKDMFEEQNRATKQTTMKALLTTKIVEETSVREHVLKMTSLLNELEILGAVIDKESLVEMVLQTLLDSLQHFCLNYNMNKMDLSLVKLLNELQAIKSIIKQQAPPTALMVDKPLSSISKSKEEKKRILIRFQVLMVVWLSLRANAIIRRNLVIIINNVPDT; this comes from the coding sequence ATGGCAAGATGCTACATTCTTGCCGCTATGGCAAATGTGTTGCAGCATCAACATCAGTCCATGACTACTGCTTATGATATGCTTGAATCTTTCAAAGATATGTTCGAAGAGCAAAATCGTGCTACAAAGCAGACGACCATGAAAGCTCTTTTGACCACAAAAATAGTTGAAGAAACTTCGGTAAGGGAACATGTTCTTAAAATGACGAGTCTATTGAACGAGCTGGAAATTCTTGGTGCAGTTATTGATAAGGAGTCTCTTGTTGAGATGGTCCTACAGACTCTGCTAGACAGTTTGCAGCACTTTTGCTTGAattataacatgaataagatgGACTTATCTCTTGTAAAACTATTAAATGAGCTGCAAGCGATAAAATCTATTATTAAGCAACAAGCTCCTCCTACGGCATTGATGGTTGACAAACCTTTATCTTCGATTTCTAAGtcgaaagaggaaaaaaaaagaatcctCATAAGGTTTCAAGTGCTAATGGTGGTGTGGCTAAGCCTAAGGGCAAATGCTATCATTAGAAGAAACTTGGTCATTATAATAAATAATGTCCCAGATACATAA